A section of the Mangifera indica cultivar Alphonso chromosome 12, CATAS_Mindica_2.1, whole genome shotgun sequence genome encodes:
- the LOC123193355 gene encoding proline-, glutamic acid- and leucine-rich protein 1-like isoform X1 produces MSVLDNVKDMYDVKLKPRMLRTLIREQFPDENHPGRLPPELTKLISLLRTHELLSESFNDSVDKTLKESWKSAVDDWLHAVLSLVSSNMSNKCWTGICLLGVTCQECAVDRLLASFSVWFNSIYSHIQPPAESQFVKVASLNAMSDLFSRLDALPNAKRDGSSLAGKLIQPLLKFLNEDDSEAIWEAAVHLLCTILTSFPASVHRYHDNAEVAIVSKLFSGSCSFKMMKKLAYCLALLPKSKGDDDSWCSMIQKILLLINVHLNDFFDGFEEETKGSEAVRALVSPGKDPPPPLGGYTLLGEALDKATKQLPISTISVLILSCCIMLTSPYPVQVTVPIVPLLALVHRVIMVDGSVPRAALPFMTGMQQEFVCSELPLLHLYSLQLLTAIIEGTRSQLLPHAAYIVRLVKQYFKRCTLPELRIKLYSVTKSMVISMGVGMALYLGQEVADNAYADLNPVDDDSSFTVSIPNLKAASYAVMQSSSRKRKHGITESFEQQNDKIGFEVEALKNRQQSPIGLKIAALEAIEVLLNVGGGLRSESWRPTLDFLLISLATNCCKEGWGNEKSTSSPNGPTFTLADLQLSALSALLASLLSPSRGRPLYLAQALELFRRGKQAGTKVAGFCAHALLALEVLVHPRGLPMERVPTSNYNSFDKVKNRFPENVYVGGQKHNTQGPPDSDDDDDLYVKWVSSDTGKAPVLGPSKKMKDIPSETLGACLTGNLSAAGSSGTKISEQSKEDEVMVESHQLQESIGQFQEHVTGDVKDPELGTERNVADRSSDDKDHEVASTKNLLTDKQDGLANRVENFAGASSSDKGKSSVFDLDDDSSMDSFPDIVTGDPDSDVGEL; encoded by the exons ATGTCAGTTTTAGACAACGTGAAGGACATGTACGATGTCAAATTGAAGCCACGTATGCTCAGAACCCTCATCAGAGAACAGTTTCCCGACGAAAATCATCCCGGTCGGCTCCCCCCCGAGCTCACAAAACTCATCTCCCTCCTCCGAACTCACGAACTCTTATCGGAATCTTTCAATGACTCAGTCGATAAGACGCTTAAAGAGAGCTGGAAATCTGCCGTCGATGATTGGCTCCACGCCGTGCTTAGCCTTGTTTCCTCCAATATG TCTAATAAATGTTGGACAGGAATTTGTTTGCTTGGGGTGACTTGTCAAGAATGTGCAGTTGACCGTTTGTTGGCATCGTTCTCAGTTTGGTTCAACAGTATTTACTCACACATTCAG CCACCAGCAGAATCTCAGTTTGTTAAGGTGGCTTCTCTTAACGCAATGTCAGATCTATTCTCAAG ATTGGATGCATTACCAAATGCAAAGAGAGATGGGAGTTCCCTTGCTGGTAAACTTATTCAACCACTTCTGAAGTTTTTAAATGAAGATGATTCAGAAGCCATCTGG GAAGCAGCAGTTCATTTGTTATGTACAATATTAACTTCCTTTCCAGCTTCTGTTCATCGCTATCATGACAAT GCTGAAGTTGCCATTGTGTCAAAACTTTTTTCAGGAAGCTGCAGTTTCAAGATGATGAAG AAACTGGCTTATTGTCTAGCATTACTCCCAAAATCAAAAGGGGACGATGATAGCTGGTGCTCGATGATTCAAAAGATCTTGTTATTGATAAATGTTCACCTAAATGATTTCTTCGACGGTTTTGAAGAAG AAACTAAAGGTAGTGAAGCTGTTAGAGCATTGGTTTCACCAGGAAAAGATCCCCCACCTCCCTTAGGAGGTTATACATTGTTAGGTGAAGCCTTAGACAAGGCAACAAAGCAATTACCAATATCCACCATCTCTGTGCTGATACTGTCCTGTTGTATAATGCTGACAAGCCCATATCCTGTTCAG GTGACCGTTCCTATTGTCCCATTATTAGCCCTTGTTCATCGGGTGATCATGGTGGATGGCTCTGTTCCACGTGCTGCATTGCCCTTTATGACTGGAATGCAGCAAGAATTTGTTTGTTCAGAACTTCCATTACTGCACTTGTATAGTTTGCAGTTACTAACTGCAATCATTGAGGGCACACGCAG TCAACTATTACCACATGCTGCCTATATTGTGCGACTTGTCAAACAGTATTTTAAAAGATGTACACTGCCAGAGTTAAGGATAAAGCTATATTCAGTCACAAAATCAATGGTGATATCTATGGGTGTTG GAATGGCACTATACCTTGGACAGGAAGTAGCTGACAATGCATATGCTGATTTGAATCCGGTTGATGATGACAGTAGCTTCACAGTTTCTATTCCAAATTTGAAAGCTGCTTCTTATGCAGTGATGCAATCTAGTAGTAGGAAAAGGAAGCATGGTATCACTGAATCTTTTGAGCAGCAAAATGACAAAATTGGTTTTGAAGTGGAAGCACTGAAAAACCGCCAACAATCTCCGATAGGTCTGAAGATAGCCGCACTTGAGGCAATAGAAGTTCTTCTAAATGTG GGTGGTGGTTTGAGATCAGAGTCCTGGCGACCAACTCTggattttcttttgatttccTTAGCAACCAATTGTTGTAAAGAGGGGTGGGGTAATGAGAAGAGTACTTCCTCTCCCAATGGTCCAACCTTCACTTTGGCAGATTTGCAGCTTTCAGCATTGAGTGCACTTTTGGCATCTCTTCTTTCCCCGTCTCGTGGACGACCCCTGTATTTGGCCCAGGCCCTCGAGCTTTTCCGCAGAG GAAAACAAGCTGGAACAAAGGTCGCTGGATTTTGTGCCCATGCTCTTTTAGCCTTGGAGGTGCTTGTACATCCTAGGGGCCTTCCAATGGAACGTGTTCCCACTTCAAATTATAACTCCTTTGATAAAGTTAAAAACAGATTTCCGGAAAATGTATATGTGGGCGGTCAGAAGCACAACACTCAAGGTCCTCCTGATTCAGATGATGACGACGACTTGTATGTCAAATGGGTAAGCAGTGATACTGGTAAGGCTCCAGTGCTCGGCCctagtaagaaaatgaaagacATTCCTTCGGAAACCTTAGGAGCTTGCTTGACAGGAAATCTATCTGCGGCTGGCTCATCTGGTACCAAAATCTCAGAGCAAAGCAAAGAAGATGAAGTAATGGTCGAGTCGCATCAACTTCAAGAATCCATTGGGCAGTTTCAGGAACATGTCACTGGTGATGTTAAAGACCCTGAATTGGGAACCGAGAGAAACGTGGCAGATAGAAGTTCAGATGATAAGGATCATGAAGTAGCTTCGACCAAGAATTTGTTGACAGACAAGCAAGATGGGTTAGCTAACAGAGTTGAAAACTTTGCCGGAGCATCTTCTTCTGACAAAGGTAAGTCATCTGTATTTGATTTGGATGATGATTCGTCGATGGATTCGTTCCCTGATATCGTAACTGGAGATCCTGATTCTGATGTGGGGGAATTATGA
- the LOC123193355 gene encoding proline-, glutamic acid- and leucine-rich protein 1-like isoform X3 — protein MSVLDNVKDMYDVKLKPRMLRTLIREQFPDENHPGRLPPELTKLISLLRTHELLSESFNDSVDKTLKESWKSAVDDWLHAVLSLVSSNMSNKCWTGICLLGVTCQECAVDRLLASFSVWFNSIYSHIQPPAESQFVKVASLNAMSDLFSRLDALPNAKRDGSSLAGKLIQPLLKFLNEDDSEAIWEAAVHLLCTILTSFPASVHRYHDNAEVAIVSKLFSGSCSFKMMKKLAYCLALLPKSKGDDDSWCSMIQKILLLINVHLNDFFDGFEEETKGSEAVRALVSPGKDPPPPLGGYTLLGEALDKATKQLPISTISVLILSCCIMLTSPYPVQVTVPIVPLLALVHRVIMVDGSVPRAALPFMTGMQQEFVCSELPLLHLYSLQLLTAIIEGTRSQLLPHAAYIVRLVKQYFKRCTLPELRIKLYSVTKSMVISMGVGMALYLGQEVADNAYADLNPVDDDSSFTVSIPNLKAASYAVMQSSSRKRKHGITESFEQQNDKIGFEVEALKNRQQSPIGLKIAALEAIEVLLNVGGGLRSESWRPTLDFLLISLATNCCKEGWGNEKSTSSPNGPTFTLADLQLSALSALLASLLSPSRGRPLYLAQALELFRRGKQAGTKVAGFCAHALLALEVLVHPRGLPMERVPTSNYNSFDKVKNRFPENVYVGGQKHNTQGPPDSDDDDDLYVKWVSSDTGNLSAAGSSGTKISEQSKEDEVMVESHQLQESIGQFQEHVTGDVKDPELGTERNVADRSSDDKDHEVASTKNLLTDKQDGLANRVENFAGASSSDKGKSSVFDLDDDSSMDSFPDIVTGDPDSDVGEL, from the exons ATGTCAGTTTTAGACAACGTGAAGGACATGTACGATGTCAAATTGAAGCCACGTATGCTCAGAACCCTCATCAGAGAACAGTTTCCCGACGAAAATCATCCCGGTCGGCTCCCCCCCGAGCTCACAAAACTCATCTCCCTCCTCCGAACTCACGAACTCTTATCGGAATCTTTCAATGACTCAGTCGATAAGACGCTTAAAGAGAGCTGGAAATCTGCCGTCGATGATTGGCTCCACGCCGTGCTTAGCCTTGTTTCCTCCAATATG TCTAATAAATGTTGGACAGGAATTTGTTTGCTTGGGGTGACTTGTCAAGAATGTGCAGTTGACCGTTTGTTGGCATCGTTCTCAGTTTGGTTCAACAGTATTTACTCACACATTCAG CCACCAGCAGAATCTCAGTTTGTTAAGGTGGCTTCTCTTAACGCAATGTCAGATCTATTCTCAAG ATTGGATGCATTACCAAATGCAAAGAGAGATGGGAGTTCCCTTGCTGGTAAACTTATTCAACCACTTCTGAAGTTTTTAAATGAAGATGATTCAGAAGCCATCTGG GAAGCAGCAGTTCATTTGTTATGTACAATATTAACTTCCTTTCCAGCTTCTGTTCATCGCTATCATGACAAT GCTGAAGTTGCCATTGTGTCAAAACTTTTTTCAGGAAGCTGCAGTTTCAAGATGATGAAG AAACTGGCTTATTGTCTAGCATTACTCCCAAAATCAAAAGGGGACGATGATAGCTGGTGCTCGATGATTCAAAAGATCTTGTTATTGATAAATGTTCACCTAAATGATTTCTTCGACGGTTTTGAAGAAG AAACTAAAGGTAGTGAAGCTGTTAGAGCATTGGTTTCACCAGGAAAAGATCCCCCACCTCCCTTAGGAGGTTATACATTGTTAGGTGAAGCCTTAGACAAGGCAACAAAGCAATTACCAATATCCACCATCTCTGTGCTGATACTGTCCTGTTGTATAATGCTGACAAGCCCATATCCTGTTCAG GTGACCGTTCCTATTGTCCCATTATTAGCCCTTGTTCATCGGGTGATCATGGTGGATGGCTCTGTTCCACGTGCTGCATTGCCCTTTATGACTGGAATGCAGCAAGAATTTGTTTGTTCAGAACTTCCATTACTGCACTTGTATAGTTTGCAGTTACTAACTGCAATCATTGAGGGCACACGCAG TCAACTATTACCACATGCTGCCTATATTGTGCGACTTGTCAAACAGTATTTTAAAAGATGTACACTGCCAGAGTTAAGGATAAAGCTATATTCAGTCACAAAATCAATGGTGATATCTATGGGTGTTG GAATGGCACTATACCTTGGACAGGAAGTAGCTGACAATGCATATGCTGATTTGAATCCGGTTGATGATGACAGTAGCTTCACAGTTTCTATTCCAAATTTGAAAGCTGCTTCTTATGCAGTGATGCAATCTAGTAGTAGGAAAAGGAAGCATGGTATCACTGAATCTTTTGAGCAGCAAAATGACAAAATTGGTTTTGAAGTGGAAGCACTGAAAAACCGCCAACAATCTCCGATAGGTCTGAAGATAGCCGCACTTGAGGCAATAGAAGTTCTTCTAAATGTG GGTGGTGGTTTGAGATCAGAGTCCTGGCGACCAACTCTggattttcttttgatttccTTAGCAACCAATTGTTGTAAAGAGGGGTGGGGTAATGAGAAGAGTACTTCCTCTCCCAATGGTCCAACCTTCACTTTGGCAGATTTGCAGCTTTCAGCATTGAGTGCACTTTTGGCATCTCTTCTTTCCCCGTCTCGTGGACGACCCCTGTATTTGGCCCAGGCCCTCGAGCTTTTCCGCAGAG GAAAACAAGCTGGAACAAAGGTCGCTGGATTTTGTGCCCATGCTCTTTTAGCCTTGGAGGTGCTTGTACATCCTAGGGGCCTTCCAATGGAACGTGTTCCCACTTCAAATTATAACTCCTTTGATAAAGTTAAAAACAGATTTCCGGAAAATGTATATGTGGGCGGTCAGAAGCACAACACTCAAGGTCCTCCTGATTCAGATGATGACGACGACTTGTATGTCAAATGGGTAAGCAGTGATACTG GAAATCTATCTGCGGCTGGCTCATCTGGTACCAAAATCTCAGAGCAAAGCAAAGAAGATGAAGTAATGGTCGAGTCGCATCAACTTCAAGAATCCATTGGGCAGTTTCAGGAACATGTCACTGGTGATGTTAAAGACCCTGAATTGGGAACCGAGAGAAACGTGGCAGATAGAAGTTCAGATGATAAGGATCATGAAGTAGCTTCGACCAAGAATTTGTTGACAGACAAGCAAGATGGGTTAGCTAACAGAGTTGAAAACTTTGCCGGAGCATCTTCTTCTGACAAAGGTAAGTCATCTGTATTTGATTTGGATGATGATTCGTCGATGGATTCGTTCCCTGATATCGTAACTGGAGATCCTGATTCTGATGTGGGGGAATTATGA
- the LOC123193355 gene encoding proline-, glutamic acid- and leucine-rich protein 1-like isoform X2 — translation MSVLDNVKDMYDVKLKPRMLRTLIREQFPDENHPGRLPPELTKLISLLRTHELLSESFNDSVDKTLKESWKSAVDDWLHAVLSLVSSNMSNKCWTGICLLGVTCQECAVDRLLASFSVWFNSIYSHIQPPAESQFVKVASLNAMSDLFSRLDALPNAKRDGSSLAGKLIQPLLKFLNEDDSEAIWAEVAIVSKLFSGSCSFKMMKKLAYCLALLPKSKGDDDSWCSMIQKILLLINVHLNDFFDGFEEETKGSEAVRALVSPGKDPPPPLGGYTLLGEALDKATKQLPISTISVLILSCCIMLTSPYPVQVTVPIVPLLALVHRVIMVDGSVPRAALPFMTGMQQEFVCSELPLLHLYSLQLLTAIIEGTRSQLLPHAAYIVRLVKQYFKRCTLPELRIKLYSVTKSMVISMGVGMALYLGQEVADNAYADLNPVDDDSSFTVSIPNLKAASYAVMQSSSRKRKHGITESFEQQNDKIGFEVEALKNRQQSPIGLKIAALEAIEVLLNVGGGLRSESWRPTLDFLLISLATNCCKEGWGNEKSTSSPNGPTFTLADLQLSALSALLASLLSPSRGRPLYLAQALELFRRGKQAGTKVAGFCAHALLALEVLVHPRGLPMERVPTSNYNSFDKVKNRFPENVYVGGQKHNTQGPPDSDDDDDLYVKWVSSDTGKAPVLGPSKKMKDIPSETLGACLTGNLSAAGSSGTKISEQSKEDEVMVESHQLQESIGQFQEHVTGDVKDPELGTERNVADRSSDDKDHEVASTKNLLTDKQDGLANRVENFAGASSSDKGKSSVFDLDDDSSMDSFPDIVTGDPDSDVGEL, via the exons ATGTCAGTTTTAGACAACGTGAAGGACATGTACGATGTCAAATTGAAGCCACGTATGCTCAGAACCCTCATCAGAGAACAGTTTCCCGACGAAAATCATCCCGGTCGGCTCCCCCCCGAGCTCACAAAACTCATCTCCCTCCTCCGAACTCACGAACTCTTATCGGAATCTTTCAATGACTCAGTCGATAAGACGCTTAAAGAGAGCTGGAAATCTGCCGTCGATGATTGGCTCCACGCCGTGCTTAGCCTTGTTTCCTCCAATATG TCTAATAAATGTTGGACAGGAATTTGTTTGCTTGGGGTGACTTGTCAAGAATGTGCAGTTGACCGTTTGTTGGCATCGTTCTCAGTTTGGTTCAACAGTATTTACTCACACATTCAG CCACCAGCAGAATCTCAGTTTGTTAAGGTGGCTTCTCTTAACGCAATGTCAGATCTATTCTCAAG ATTGGATGCATTACCAAATGCAAAGAGAGATGGGAGTTCCCTTGCTGGTAAACTTATTCAACCACTTCTGAAGTTTTTAAATGAAGATGATTCAGAAGCCATCTGG GCTGAAGTTGCCATTGTGTCAAAACTTTTTTCAGGAAGCTGCAGTTTCAAGATGATGAAG AAACTGGCTTATTGTCTAGCATTACTCCCAAAATCAAAAGGGGACGATGATAGCTGGTGCTCGATGATTCAAAAGATCTTGTTATTGATAAATGTTCACCTAAATGATTTCTTCGACGGTTTTGAAGAAG AAACTAAAGGTAGTGAAGCTGTTAGAGCATTGGTTTCACCAGGAAAAGATCCCCCACCTCCCTTAGGAGGTTATACATTGTTAGGTGAAGCCTTAGACAAGGCAACAAAGCAATTACCAATATCCACCATCTCTGTGCTGATACTGTCCTGTTGTATAATGCTGACAAGCCCATATCCTGTTCAG GTGACCGTTCCTATTGTCCCATTATTAGCCCTTGTTCATCGGGTGATCATGGTGGATGGCTCTGTTCCACGTGCTGCATTGCCCTTTATGACTGGAATGCAGCAAGAATTTGTTTGTTCAGAACTTCCATTACTGCACTTGTATAGTTTGCAGTTACTAACTGCAATCATTGAGGGCACACGCAG TCAACTATTACCACATGCTGCCTATATTGTGCGACTTGTCAAACAGTATTTTAAAAGATGTACACTGCCAGAGTTAAGGATAAAGCTATATTCAGTCACAAAATCAATGGTGATATCTATGGGTGTTG GAATGGCACTATACCTTGGACAGGAAGTAGCTGACAATGCATATGCTGATTTGAATCCGGTTGATGATGACAGTAGCTTCACAGTTTCTATTCCAAATTTGAAAGCTGCTTCTTATGCAGTGATGCAATCTAGTAGTAGGAAAAGGAAGCATGGTATCACTGAATCTTTTGAGCAGCAAAATGACAAAATTGGTTTTGAAGTGGAAGCACTGAAAAACCGCCAACAATCTCCGATAGGTCTGAAGATAGCCGCACTTGAGGCAATAGAAGTTCTTCTAAATGTG GGTGGTGGTTTGAGATCAGAGTCCTGGCGACCAACTCTggattttcttttgatttccTTAGCAACCAATTGTTGTAAAGAGGGGTGGGGTAATGAGAAGAGTACTTCCTCTCCCAATGGTCCAACCTTCACTTTGGCAGATTTGCAGCTTTCAGCATTGAGTGCACTTTTGGCATCTCTTCTTTCCCCGTCTCGTGGACGACCCCTGTATTTGGCCCAGGCCCTCGAGCTTTTCCGCAGAG GAAAACAAGCTGGAACAAAGGTCGCTGGATTTTGTGCCCATGCTCTTTTAGCCTTGGAGGTGCTTGTACATCCTAGGGGCCTTCCAATGGAACGTGTTCCCACTTCAAATTATAACTCCTTTGATAAAGTTAAAAACAGATTTCCGGAAAATGTATATGTGGGCGGTCAGAAGCACAACACTCAAGGTCCTCCTGATTCAGATGATGACGACGACTTGTATGTCAAATGGGTAAGCAGTGATACTGGTAAGGCTCCAGTGCTCGGCCctagtaagaaaatgaaagacATTCCTTCGGAAACCTTAGGAGCTTGCTTGACAGGAAATCTATCTGCGGCTGGCTCATCTGGTACCAAAATCTCAGAGCAAAGCAAAGAAGATGAAGTAATGGTCGAGTCGCATCAACTTCAAGAATCCATTGGGCAGTTTCAGGAACATGTCACTGGTGATGTTAAAGACCCTGAATTGGGAACCGAGAGAAACGTGGCAGATAGAAGTTCAGATGATAAGGATCATGAAGTAGCTTCGACCAAGAATTTGTTGACAGACAAGCAAGATGGGTTAGCTAACAGAGTTGAAAACTTTGCCGGAGCATCTTCTTCTGACAAAGGTAAGTCATCTGTATTTGATTTGGATGATGATTCGTCGATGGATTCGTTCCCTGATATCGTAACTGGAGATCCTGATTCTGATGTGGGGGAATTATGA
- the LOC123193355 gene encoding proline-, glutamic acid- and leucine-rich protein 1-like isoform X4 has product MSDLFSRLDALPNAKRDGSSLAGKLIQPLLKFLNEDDSEAIWEAAVHLLCTILTSFPASVHRYHDNAEVAIVSKLFSGSCSFKMMKKLAYCLALLPKSKGDDDSWCSMIQKILLLINVHLNDFFDGFEEETKGSEAVRALVSPGKDPPPPLGGYTLLGEALDKATKQLPISTISVLILSCCIMLTSPYPVQVTVPIVPLLALVHRVIMVDGSVPRAALPFMTGMQQEFVCSELPLLHLYSLQLLTAIIEGTRSQLLPHAAYIVRLVKQYFKRCTLPELRIKLYSVTKSMVISMGVGMALYLGQEVADNAYADLNPVDDDSSFTVSIPNLKAASYAVMQSSSRKRKHGITESFEQQNDKIGFEVEALKNRQQSPIGLKIAALEAIEVLLNVGGGLRSESWRPTLDFLLISLATNCCKEGWGNEKSTSSPNGPTFTLADLQLSALSALLASLLSPSRGRPLYLAQALELFRRGKQAGTKVAGFCAHALLALEVLVHPRGLPMERVPTSNYNSFDKVKNRFPENVYVGGQKHNTQGPPDSDDDDDLYVKWVSSDTGKAPVLGPSKKMKDIPSETLGACLTGNLSAAGSSGTKISEQSKEDEVMVESHQLQESIGQFQEHVTGDVKDPELGTERNVADRSSDDKDHEVASTKNLLTDKQDGLANRVENFAGASSSDKGKSSVFDLDDDSSMDSFPDIVTGDPDSDVGEL; this is encoded by the exons ATGTCAGATCTATTCTCAAG ATTGGATGCATTACCAAATGCAAAGAGAGATGGGAGTTCCCTTGCTGGTAAACTTATTCAACCACTTCTGAAGTTTTTAAATGAAGATGATTCAGAAGCCATCTGG GAAGCAGCAGTTCATTTGTTATGTACAATATTAACTTCCTTTCCAGCTTCTGTTCATCGCTATCATGACAAT GCTGAAGTTGCCATTGTGTCAAAACTTTTTTCAGGAAGCTGCAGTTTCAAGATGATGAAG AAACTGGCTTATTGTCTAGCATTACTCCCAAAATCAAAAGGGGACGATGATAGCTGGTGCTCGATGATTCAAAAGATCTTGTTATTGATAAATGTTCACCTAAATGATTTCTTCGACGGTTTTGAAGAAG AAACTAAAGGTAGTGAAGCTGTTAGAGCATTGGTTTCACCAGGAAAAGATCCCCCACCTCCCTTAGGAGGTTATACATTGTTAGGTGAAGCCTTAGACAAGGCAACAAAGCAATTACCAATATCCACCATCTCTGTGCTGATACTGTCCTGTTGTATAATGCTGACAAGCCCATATCCTGTTCAG GTGACCGTTCCTATTGTCCCATTATTAGCCCTTGTTCATCGGGTGATCATGGTGGATGGCTCTGTTCCACGTGCTGCATTGCCCTTTATGACTGGAATGCAGCAAGAATTTGTTTGTTCAGAACTTCCATTACTGCACTTGTATAGTTTGCAGTTACTAACTGCAATCATTGAGGGCACACGCAG TCAACTATTACCACATGCTGCCTATATTGTGCGACTTGTCAAACAGTATTTTAAAAGATGTACACTGCCAGAGTTAAGGATAAAGCTATATTCAGTCACAAAATCAATGGTGATATCTATGGGTGTTG GAATGGCACTATACCTTGGACAGGAAGTAGCTGACAATGCATATGCTGATTTGAATCCGGTTGATGATGACAGTAGCTTCACAGTTTCTATTCCAAATTTGAAAGCTGCTTCTTATGCAGTGATGCAATCTAGTAGTAGGAAAAGGAAGCATGGTATCACTGAATCTTTTGAGCAGCAAAATGACAAAATTGGTTTTGAAGTGGAAGCACTGAAAAACCGCCAACAATCTCCGATAGGTCTGAAGATAGCCGCACTTGAGGCAATAGAAGTTCTTCTAAATGTG GGTGGTGGTTTGAGATCAGAGTCCTGGCGACCAACTCTggattttcttttgatttccTTAGCAACCAATTGTTGTAAAGAGGGGTGGGGTAATGAGAAGAGTACTTCCTCTCCCAATGGTCCAACCTTCACTTTGGCAGATTTGCAGCTTTCAGCATTGAGTGCACTTTTGGCATCTCTTCTTTCCCCGTCTCGTGGACGACCCCTGTATTTGGCCCAGGCCCTCGAGCTTTTCCGCAGAG GAAAACAAGCTGGAACAAAGGTCGCTGGATTTTGTGCCCATGCTCTTTTAGCCTTGGAGGTGCTTGTACATCCTAGGGGCCTTCCAATGGAACGTGTTCCCACTTCAAATTATAACTCCTTTGATAAAGTTAAAAACAGATTTCCGGAAAATGTATATGTGGGCGGTCAGAAGCACAACACTCAAGGTCCTCCTGATTCAGATGATGACGACGACTTGTATGTCAAATGGGTAAGCAGTGATACTGGTAAGGCTCCAGTGCTCGGCCctagtaagaaaatgaaagacATTCCTTCGGAAACCTTAGGAGCTTGCTTGACAGGAAATCTATCTGCGGCTGGCTCATCTGGTACCAAAATCTCAGAGCAAAGCAAAGAAGATGAAGTAATGGTCGAGTCGCATCAACTTCAAGAATCCATTGGGCAGTTTCAGGAACATGTCACTGGTGATGTTAAAGACCCTGAATTGGGAACCGAGAGAAACGTGGCAGATAGAAGTTCAGATGATAAGGATCATGAAGTAGCTTCGACCAAGAATTTGTTGACAGACAAGCAAGATGGGTTAGCTAACAGAGTTGAAAACTTTGCCGGAGCATCTTCTTCTGACAAAGGTAAGTCATCTGTATTTGATTTGGATGATGATTCGTCGATGGATTCGTTCCCTGATATCGTAACTGGAGATCCTGATTCTGATGTGGGGGAATTATGA
- the LOC123193683 gene encoding diphosphomevalonate decarboxylase MVD2, peroxisomal-like: MADFKKWVLMATAQTPTNIAVIKYWGKRDETLILPVNDSISVTLDPNHLCTTTTVAVSPGFEQDRMWLNGKEISLSGGRFQSCLREIRSRACDVEDKEKGIKIEKKDWEKLHVHIASYNNFPTAAGLASSAAGFACLVFSLAKLMNLKENPSQLSAIARQGSGSACRSLFGGFVKWNMGKDENGSDSLAVQLVDEEHWNELVIIIAVVSSRQKETSSTSGMRDSVETSLLLQHRAKEIVPKRIVKMEEAIKNRDFSSFAQLTCADSNQFHAVCLDTCPPIFYMNDTSHKIINYVEKWNRSEGSPQVSYTFDAGPNAVLIARNRKIASKLLQRLLFFFPPNSDADLNSYVLGDRSILYDAGIGDLKDVEALQSPPEITNVPAQKYKGEINYFICTKPGRGPVLLSDESNALLNPETGLPK, from the exons ATGGCGGATTTCAAGAAATGGGTGTTGATGGCCACGGCTCAGACGCCCACCAACATAGCCGTTATCAAGTACTGGGGCAAGAGAGACGAGACCCTAATTTTGCCTGTTAATGATAGTATCAGTGTCACGCTTGACCCCAATCACCTCTGTACTACCACTACCGTTGCTGTGAGTCCCGGTTTTGAGCAGGATCGGATGTGGCTTAATGGAAAG GAAATTTCTCTTTCTGGAGGGAGATTCCAAAGTTGTTTAAGGGAAATTCGTAGTCGGGCATGTGATGTCGAGGATAAGGAAAAaggtatcaagatagagaagaAGGACTGGGAAAAATTGCATGTGCATATTGCTTCATATAACAATTTCCCTACGGCTGCTGGATTGGCTTCCTCTGCGGCTGGTTTTGCTTGTCTTG TTTTTTCTCTTGCAAAGCTGatgaatttgaaagaaaatccGAGCCAGCTTTCTGCTATAGCCAG GCAAGGTTCAGGCAGTGCTTGTCGTAGTCTGTTTGGTGGATTTGTCAAGTGGAATATGGGCAAA GACGAAAATGGAAGTGACAGCCTTGCAGTTCAACTTGTAGATGAGGAGCACTGGAATGAGcttgttattattattgctGTG gtgAGTTCACGGCAGAAGGAAACTAGTAGCACTTCAGGAATGCGTGACAGCGTTGAAACAAGTTTGCTATTACAACATAGAGCAAAG GAAATTGTACCAAAACGCATTGTAAAAATGGAAGAGGCCATAAAAAATCGGGATTTTTCATCTTTTGCGCAATTGACCTGTGCTGATAGTAATCAGTTTCATGCTGTCTGCTTGGATACGTGTCCTCCTATTTTCTACATGAATGACACATCCCACAA GATCATAAACTATGTTGAAAAATGGAACCGTTCTGAAGGATCACCTcag GTGTCTTATACTTTTGATGCCGGGCCGAATGCAGTTCTGATTGCAAGAAATAGAAAGATTGCCAGCAAATTGCTTCAGAGGCTGCTTTTCTTCTTTCCCCCAAATTCTGATGCGGACTTGAACAG TTATGTGCTAGGCGATAGGTCAATTCTATATGATGCCGGCATTGGGGATCTAAAGGATGTGGAAGCTCTGCAATCCCCACCGGAAATAACTAATGTACCAGCCCAGAAATACAAAGGCGAAATCAATTACTTCATCTGCACCAAACCTGGGAGAGGACCTGTTTTGCTTTCTGACGAAAGCAACGCTCTTCTCAACCCTGAAACAGGGCTGCCTAAGTGA